The Lutibacter profundi region AAATAGTACTGTTCTTACTAAGTTCTTGGTAGGCTGCTCTAATAAAAATATTCTCTGGAGATTTTAATATAGGATCCACTGTTAATAAATCAATAGCAAATTTTCTAGCAGTTTTTAATAATTGAGCATCTTTAACAATATCAGCAATTCTCAAGTTTAATGCCCCACTTTGCTGAGTTCCCATTATATTTCCAGGGCCACGCAGTTTTAAATCTACTTCAGCTATTTTAAAACCATCACTGGTTTCAACCATTGTATTTAAACGGATTTTAGCCTCGTTTGATAATTTAAAACTAGTCATTAAAATACAATAACTTTGTTCTGCTCCTCGTCCTACTCTACCTCTTAGCTGATGTAATTGCGATAAACCAAAACGCTCTGCACTTTCAATAACCATAACACTCGCATTTGGAATGTTTACGCCTACTTCAATCACAGTAGTTGCCACCATTATTTGTGTTTCTCCTTTTATAAAACGTTGCATTTCGTATTCCTTATCAGCTGGCTTCATTTTGCCATGAACAATACTTATTTGATAATCTGGTTTTTGAAATTCCCTTGAAATACTTTCATAGCCATCCATTAAATCTTTATAATCCATAGCTTCAGATTCATTTATTAAAGGATACACTATATAAACTTGCCTTCCTTTAGCTATTTCTTCTTTTAAAAATTTAAAAACTGATAATCGGTTTGCATCATATCTATGTGCGGTTTTAACTTCTTTTCGTCCCGGAGGTAATTCATCAATTACAGAAATATCTAAATCTCCATACACACTCATTGCTAACGTACGTGGTATGGGTGTGGCTGTCATTACTAAAATATGAGGTGGTAATTCATTCTTTTGCCATAATTTAGAGCGTTGAGCAACTCCAAAACGGTGTTGTTCATCAATAATAGCAATTCCTAAATTGTTGAATTTTACTTTGTCTTCAATTAACGCATGTGTTCCAATTAAAATATCCAATTCACCCGATTCTAATGCTGCATGTAATATTCTTCGTTCTTTAACTTTTACTGAGCCTGTTAACAATTTCACAGAAATATTCATTCCTTTTAAAAGCT contains the following coding sequences:
- the recG gene encoding ATP-dependent DNA helicase RecG; protein product: MSLYNLNTSISYLKGVGPNRADLLKTELGIHTFGDLLNFFPNRYIDRTQFFKINQLQQNYSEIQIIGKITNIKTVKQKRGSRLVATFRDETGFMELVWFRGIKWIKDAVKINTPYVVFGKVNSFNGVVTMAHPEMELLETYKKSLRTAMQPIYASTEKLTNKGISNRLVSKMIQHLFKELGLEFKETLSKSIIDNLDLISKSEALFNIHFPKKQELLTKAQQRLKFEELFFIQLQLIRKKIVRKAKIKGFNFEKVGEHFNNFYKNKLPFDLTNAQKKVLKEIRKDIGSNAQMNRLLQGDVGSGKTIVALLTMLIAIDNGFQAALMAPTEILATQHYNSLVELLKGMNISVKLLTGSVKVKERRILHAALESGELDILIGTHALIEDKVKFNNLGIAIIDEQHRFGVAQRSKLWQKNELPPHILVMTATPIPRTLAMSVYGDLDISVIDELPPGRKEVKTAHRYDANRLSVFKFLKEEIAKGRQVYIVYPLINESEAMDYKDLMDGYESISREFQKPDYQISIVHGKMKPADKEYEMQRFIKGETQIMVATTVIEVGVNIPNASVMVIESAERFGLSQLHQLRGRVGRGAEQSYCILMTSFKLSNEAKIRLNTMVETSDGFKIAEVDLKLRGPGNIMGTQQSGALNLRIADIVKDAQLLKTARKFAIDLLTVDPILKSPENIFIRAAYQELSKNSTIWSNIS